In Saccharolobus solfataricus, a genomic segment contains:
- a CDS encoding ParA family protein, translated as MEVVYVLGVKGGIGKTTFSLYFANQLSLTGKKVLYIDHDYFSFGSLILGHNDLGLLEEIENNLPIFSRSLKNINNLYILKLFSNPLDANKDYSLLSNSIPQVVNSIAKMGLDYVILDSSVGILPDNDIVIGLLEELDVEKKGVFLSDMLSVNSTIKYAKLWENAIKYKILVINMVPPIPEDLSEAMKIANKVYDDNNSKLFNTVVVVPFDEKMYNYKPLGNEYENERLNTILSCIVNRCNTLIIN; from the coding sequence ATGGAAGTCGTTTATGTACTTGGAGTGAAAGGCGGTATAGGTAAAACAACCTTCTCTCTTTATTTTGCTAATCAGCTATCTTTAACGGGTAAAAAAGTATTGTATATCGATCATGATTATTTTTCCTTTGGATCCTTAATATTGGGGCATAATGATCTTGGACTACTTGAGGAGATCGAAAATAATTTACCAATATTTTCAAGAAGTTTGAAAAACATCAATAATCTCTACATTTTAAAACTTTTTTCAAACCCTTTAGATGCTAACAAGGATTATTCTTTATTAAGCAACAGTATTCCTCAAGTTGTAAATAGCATTGCTAAGATGGGATTGGATTATGTTATTTTAGATTCTTCAGTAGGTATACTTCCAGATAATGATATTGTGATCGGATTACTAGAAGAGTTAGATGTAGAGAAAAAAGGAGTATTCTTAAGTGATATGTTATCTGTAAATTCTACTATAAAATATGCTAAACTGTGGGAAAATGCGATAAAATATAAGATATTAGTTATAAATATGGTTCCGCCAATACCAGAGGACTTATCTGAAGCTATGAAAATTGCAAATAAAGTCTATGATGATAATAATAGCAAGTTATTCAATACTGTTGTAGTTGTTCCATTTGACGAGAAAATGTATAACTATAAACCATTAGGCAATGAATATGAAAATGAGAGACTCAATACTATATTATCATGTATTGTTAATAGATGTAATACTCTTATAATAAACTAG